In the genome of Bosea sp. BIWAKO-01, the window GACGGCCCGAATTCCTCGAGATGGCTCGCAGCGGCGAGCTTGACCTCACCGAGGCGGCCGGCATTGGCGGCGTGTTCGATGGTAGCAAGGCTCATGGCTGCCCGGTCGGGCGCCGGCGAAGCAGCCTCTCCTGGTGCGGTCTTCTGCGCGAAGGGGCGCACGCGCGGAGGCGGCGCGATACGCCGTGGCGCTTGTGCGGGCAGTGGCGTCGGACGCGACCTCCGTGCGGGAGCCGCTGCCGGCGCTTGCTGCACAGCATTTGCCTTGATGAAGGCGAATGCCCTGGGGAAGCGCACCGAAGCGAAGCCATGCAAGGTCGGCAATCCGGACTCGGCCGGCCCCACCAGCAACAGGCCCTTGTCTGCAAGCATCTGCCTGAGCCGGTCCAATGCCAGCCCCTGCGTCTCGCGATCGAAATAGATCAGCAGGTTGCGGCAGAAGATGACGTCGTAAGGTTCGGGCCTCGGCTGCGGGACCGGCCCGAGCAGGTTGCCGAGCGTGAAGCAAACCTGGCGGCGGACGCGCTCATGCGGGCGGAAGCCGCCTTCGACCGCATCGAAATGCCGGTCGCGATAGGCGAGTTCCTCGCCACGGAAGGAGTTGCGACCGTAGACGGCACGTTCGGCATAGACGAGATTGCGCGTGCTCACATCGATGGCATCAATGCTGAATTCCCTTGGCTCGAAGCCCGCGTCGAACAACGCCATCGCCATGGAATAGGGCTCCTCGCCCGTCGAGCATGGCAGACTCAGAAGTCTGAGCGGCGTACCGGAACCCCGGCTTTCGCGAGCGTGGCGCGTCATCGCAGCGAAAGCCTCGCGATCCCGGAAGAACCAGGTCTCCGGCACGACGACCGCATCGATCAGCTCCTGACGCTCGGCGCGGTTCTCGCTGAGATAACTCCAATAGGTGTGGAGGTCCGGCATCTCGCAGGCGGTCATCCGCCGCTTGAGCGCATGGCGGATCACCGAGGCGCCGACCGTCTCGCTGCTGAGCCCTATCATCTCCCTGAGAAGCTGTTCGAACGCCCCTGTGCCCATGGCCCTGTCCATCAGGAATGCGTCGCGGGCTGCTGGAACAATATCTCACGGATCACCGGGGATAGCAGGGCTTCCGCCCGGACCCTCTGGATCAGCCCCTTTTCGTCGGAAGCGACCGGGC includes:
- a CDS encoding protein-glutamate O-methyltransferase CheR; the protein is MGTGAFEQLLREMIGLSSETVGASVIRHALKRRMTACEMPDLHTYWSYLSENRAERQELIDAVVVPETWFFRDREAFAAMTRHARESRGSGTPLRLLSLPCSTGEEPYSMAMALFDAGFEPREFSIDAIDVSTRNLVYAERAVYGRNSFRGEELAYRDRHFDAVEGGFRPHERVRRQVCFTLGNLLGPVPQPRPEPYDVIFCRNLLIYFDRETQGLALDRLRQMLADKGLLLVGPAESGLPTLHGFASVRFPRAFAFIKANAVQQAPAAAPARRSRPTPLPAQAPRRIAPPPRVRPFAQKTAPGEAASPAPDRAAMSLATIEHAANAGRLGEVKLAAASHLEEFGPSPEVFYLLGLAHDADDAPSDAIQNYRKALYLAPDHRQALVQLKLLLQRQGDKAGAQALTDRLDRIAKRSDV